From the Niveibacterium microcysteis genome, the window GAAGGTCTCCGTTTTGCTGTCTGTTCCATTCAGCGCTTGCACCGCGCTATCGGCGTTGCGCAGCGTGTACGTCCACGTGCCGTCAGCGGCAACCACCAGGTCACCGTATGCGCCTGCCGCGGTCTCCGGCACAAAGGTGGCGACCCCCGAGGTGGTGAGCGTGCCCGTGCTGGTTAGCGTGGTGTCTTCCTGTACGGTACCGTTGCCCGACGCGGTCGTTTCGTCTTGGCCGTGCACCGTGATCTCGATGCTGTGCGGCGTGCCATCCAGGCTCTTCACAACAATCGTCTCGGTCACCGTGTCAGTGCCCTTGAGCGACTGCACATTGGCCGCTGCGTTGTTGAGCGAGTAGCTCCAGTTGCCGGCAGCGTCAATCGTGAGCGAGCCATAGGTGCCGGTCTGAGTGCCGGCCTGGAAGCTTGCCTCGCCGGTGTCGACATCGCTGACTTGCAGCTTGCCGGAAGCCAGCAGCACCGCGTCTTCGGTGACACTGCCGGTGTCACCGCCCGGAACGGACGGGTTGATCTGCGCGGCATCGTTGGTGCCGAGCACGTTGATCGTGATGCTGGTGCTCGATCCGTCGGACAGCGCAACCGTGAAGGTCTCCGTTTTGCTGTCTGTTCCATTCAGCGCTTGCACCGCGCTATCGGCGTTGCGCAGCGTGTACGTCCACGTGCCGTCAGCGGCAACCACCAGGTCACCGTATGCGCCTGCCGCGGTCTCCGGCACAAAGGTGGCGACCCCCGAGGTGGTGAGCGTGCCCGTGCTGGTTAGCGTGGTGTCTTCCTGTACGGTACCGTTGCCCGACGCGGTCGTTTCGTCTTGGCCGTGCACCGTGATCTCGATGCTGTGCGGCGTGCCATCCAGGCTCTTCACAACAATCGTCTCGGTCACCGTGTCAGTGCCCTTGAGCGACTGCACATTGGCCGCTGCGTTGTTGAGCGAGTAGCTCCAGTTGCCGGCAGCGTCAATCGTGAGCGAGCCATAGGTGCCGGTCTGAGTGCCGGCCTGGAAGCTTGCCTCGCCGGTGTCGACATCGCTGACTTGCAGCTTGCCGGAAGCCAGCAGCACCGCGTCTTCGGTGACACTGCCGGTGTCACCGCCCGGAACGGACGGGTTGATCTGCGCGGCATCGTTGGTGCCGAGCACGTTGATCGTGATGCTGGTGCTCGATCCGTCGGACAGCGCAACCGTGAAGGTCTCCGTTTTGCTGTCTGTTCCATTCAGCGCTTGCACCGCGCTATCGGCGTTGCGCAGCGTGTACGTCCACGTGCCGTCAGCGGCAACCACCAGGTCACCGTATGCGCCTGCCGCGGTCTCCGGCACAAAGGTGGCGACCCCCGAGGTGGTGAGCGTGCCCGTGCTGGTTAGCGTGGTGTCTTCCTGTACGGTACCGTTGCCCGACGCGGTCGTTTCGTCTTGGCCGTGCACCGTGATCACGATGCTGTGCGGCGTGCCATCCAGGCTCTTCACAACAATCGTCTCGGTCACCGTGTCAGTGCCCTTGAGCGACTGCACATTGGCCGCTGCGTTGTTGAGCGAGTAGCTCCAGTTGCCGGCAGCGTCAATCGTGAGCGAGCCATAGGTGCCGGTCTGAGTGCCGGCCTGGAAGCTTGCCTCGCCGGTGTCGACATCGCTGACTTGCAGCTTGCCGGAAGCCAGCAGCACCGCGTCTTCGGTGACACTGCCGGTGTCACCGCCCGGAACCGACGGCGTAATCTGCGCACCGTCGTTGGTACCGGTGATCGCCACGGTCACCGTGCTGGTCGTGCCGTCGGCACTCTTGACCGTGAACACTTCGCTCGGCAGCGACTGGCCTTCGCCCAGCGCTTGCACCGCAGGGTCGGTGTTATTGAGGAGGTATGTCCAGTTGCCCGCGGCGTCGATTGAGAACGAACCGTGTGTGCCTGCCACTGCCGTCTGCTGCTGGAACACCGCTTGGCCTGCATCCGCGTCGGAGACCACCAACTGACCGCTAGCGGTCAGCCTTACGTCTTCTTTCACCGCGCCGGCATCTCCACCGGCTGCACCCGGCAAAATGGTTGCCGGATCATTTACTTGGGTGACGCCGATATCCACCGTGGCGAGGGCCGTGCCGCCCTTGCCGTCCGATACGGTCACGGTGAAGCTGTCCTGCCCGTTGAAGTCTTTCGCCGGCGTGTAGGTCCAGGTGCCGTCCGTGTTAACGGTGACGCTGCCGTGAGCCGGGTCGCTCGCCTTCGCGAAGCTCAGGCTGTCGCCATCAACGTCCGTGGCCTTCACCTGTCCGCTGATCGGCGTGTCCTCGGGGGTGCTGAGCGTGTAGTGGCCGGTTGCCGGGTCGATGTTGGCATCGCTGACCGGCGTGCCGGCGGGCCCATCGGTGGTGCCGGGAACCGGCGCGTCGTTGACCGGCGTGACACCGACGCTGACGGTGGCCGTTGTCGTGCCGCCCTTGCCGTCCGACACGGTGACCGTGAACGAGTCCGGCCCGTTGTAATCCTTCGTCGGGGTGTAGACCCAGGTGCCGTCGGTGTTAACGGTGACGCTGCCGTGCGTGGGGTCCGAGCCCTTGGCGTAGCTCAGCGTATCGCCATCAACGTCCGACCCCGGCGTGCGGCCTGCAACAGGCGTGTCTTCCAGTGTTGTGACGGCAACGTTGGTTGCGGTCGGTGCGTCATTCACCGGCGTGACGTTAACGGTGATGGTGCCGTCGGTGGTGGCGCCGCGGCCGTCGCTGACGGTGTAGATGATTGTTGCCGGCCCGTTGTAGTTGGGCGGCGGGGTATAGGTGAGGGTGCCGTCGGTGTTGACGGTGACAGTGCCGACGCTAGCCGTGGGCGTGCCAACCAGCGTTATCGGGTCGCCGTTGGGGTCGCTCAGCACGCCGTCGAGCCGGATGCCGGTGCTGGTGTCTTCAGGCAGGGTCACCGACAGTGGGGCTGCTTCCGGCGCCGCGTTGGCGTCGGTGGTGATGGCTGAAAGCGTCTGCTGCTCGACCGTGTCGGTCGCGATCGGGCCGCTCGTCTGGAAGCTCAGCGGGTCTACACCTTCGCTGATGCGCAGCAGGCGCACGAAACCGTGCCCGTCGCCACCACTACCACCACCGAGGCCTGCCGCCGTCGGGTCCAGTTCGGCAAGCGGGTCGGCGCCCGCGTTAAGCGATGCGATCACGCGTTCGAGTTCGGCGTCGGGCGGCGTCAGGGCTGCATCCTGCGCCGGCACTGCGTCCTGCGTCAGCAAGCCCGCGTCCGCCAGCACCTCGCGCCCGCCGCCCAGGGTCACCGGGTCGCCATGCGGGCCACGCAGTTCGATCACCGCGCCGTTGTCCGTTACCACCACCTGACCCTCGGCGATGCGATCGCCAAGGTGGATCGGGCGCAGGCTGCCGTCCGCTTCGCGTACCCAGGCCTTGCCTTCGAGGCGGGCAACAGTACCTTCAGCGTGGTTGGTGGTGGTGGCCATGAAATGTCTCCCGGTCGGACTGATTCAGATTGCCCTCGAAACTACGCCGCCCGGCGGGGCGGCGCATCGTACTCGAGGACAGGGAGACGGGCCCTGCTTGTGAAACGGTGTTACACGGCGCGCCTATTTGATGCCGTGCACACGCAGCGCGAGCTGCAGGCGGTCGGCCACGCCCATTTTTTCGAACACCGCGCTGAGGTGGGATTTGACCGTCCGCTCGGTGATCTCGAGCGCAGCGGCGATGTCTGCGTTCGATTCGCCGAGTGCGGCACGCTGTGCGACTTCCTGTTCGCGCTCGGTGAGCCCGGCGGCCCAGCCGGGTGCGGCGGGGGCCTTGCTGGCGTGGTCCACCGCGCGCAACAGGCGGTTGAGGATCGCGCGGCCTACCCACAGTTCGCCAGACTCCACAACATCCACTACCTGGGTCAGTTGCTCCAGCGACGCGAAAGCATGGCAGTAGCCGCTGCAACCGGCTTCGATTGCGGCGAGGCCCTCGCCATCGTTCGGCCTGCTGCTCGCGAAGACCATGCGCAAACTGGCCGCAAGGCGCGGCCAGCGCGGGTCGCCCAACGGCGGCAGATCGGGTAGTTCGGCGTCGATCAGTGCAAGCCGCGCGCCAGCGGGCAGGGCATCAAAGCGATTGGCGCGCACGATCGGCCAGTGCTCGCCGAGCGCATGCCAGCGCCGGGCAAGGTGGTCGTCGTGGGTGGCAAGAACCAGCAGCGGACGCGTCATCGTTCAGTCATTGCCGCGGCCTTGGCGCGGATCACGGGTTTGAGCAGGTAGGTCAGGATCGACTTCTTGCCGGTCAGGATATCGACTTCCGCGACCATGCCCGGAATGATCGGCAGCTTCTTCGGCCCGATCGTGCTGGTCGTCGTGCGCACGCGCACTTCGTAGAAAGCGTTGCCTTTTTCGTCCACCACGGTGTCGGCGCCGATCTGTTCGAGCGTGCCTTCGAGCCCGCCGTAGATCGAGAAATCGTAGGCAGTGAACTTCACCTGCGCCTTCTGGCCCGGGCGCAGGAAGGCGATGTCCTTGGGCAGTACGCGCGCTTCCAGCAGCAGCGCATCGTCGCTCGGCACGATCGCGACCACTTCTTTGCCCGGCTGTACCACGCCGCCGACGGTGTGCACGAAGATCTGTTTCACGGTGCCGCGCATCGGTGCGCGCACTTCAGATTGCTTCACGCGGTCGGCGAGCGCGACGCTGCCTTCGGACAAAGTGCCAAGCTTTGCGCTGACGTCGGAAAGATCCGAGCGCGCCTGGTTCTTCATCTGCAGCTCGACTTCCTGGATCTTGCGCTGGGCTTCGCCGATCGCCGCCTGGATGCGTGGGATCTGCGCATTCGCCGCATCGCGCTCGCCACGGTAGCGTGCCACGTCGCGCTCCAGGCGCAGCAGTTCGACGTCGGACACGGCGCCGGTCTTGGTCAGCGGGCGGGTGACTTCCAGCTCGCGGGCGGTGAGGTCGTAGCTTTGCGAGGCCTGCTCGCGGCGCGCGCGCACTTCGTTGAGCTCCTGGGTGCGTTGGGTGAGCTGCTGGCGTGCGATGCCGACGGTGGCTTCCACTTCAAGCCGCTTCGATTCGAAGGCGGCGCGCTCCTGCTCCACCACGTCCGGCACCTCTTTCAATGCCTCCGGTGGCGGCTCGTATGCGCGCCCCTCTGCAATCGCTTCAAGGCGCGCTGCCTTGGCCAGCAGTGACAAGTACTGCGAGCGGTTTTCACGCAGCGAAGAGACGAAGCGGGTGGGGTCGATCTTCAGCAGCAATTGACCCTTCTCGACGGTCTGTCCCTCGCGCACCAGGATCTGCTGCACGATGCCGCCATCGAGGCTCTGGATCAGCTGGTTCTGCGAGAACGGGATCACCTTGCCGTCACCCCGCGTGACTTCGTCGATTTGCGCAAACGCGGCCCAGATGATCAGTACCACTACTGCGGCGAGCGAGATCCAGACTGCGAGGCGCGCGCCGCGCGGCGTTTGCTCGGCGATCGCCCAGTCAGCATCGGCGAGGAAGTCTGCGTCGTCGTGCAGATCGCGCTTGCTTGCGAACAGCAGCAAACGATCGAGCGCCCCGGTTGTCTTGCGGAAGGACCACTGGCCGGCGCGTTGGAGCAGGGCGGGGATGCGGAGCTTCATCAGTGCGCCCTCCCGATACGGCCTTGCTGCAGGGCTTCCACGACGTGCGCCTTGGGGCCGTCAGCGACGATCTGGCCGTTGTCGATGACGATCAGGCGGTCCACCAGTTCCAGCAGTGCGGTGCGGTGCGTGACCAGCAGCAGCGTCTTGGCGTGCGCGAACTCGCGCAGCTTCTTCTTGAGCCGGTCTTCGCTCTGGTGATCCATGTTGCTGGAGGGTTCGTCGAGCAGCAGCATCGGCGGATCGTTCAGCAAGGCGCGCGCGATCGCGACCGCCTGCCGCTGCCCGCCCGATAGCGATTCGCCGCGCTCGCCAATCGGCATGTCGAAGCCACGCGGATGCGCATTGGCAAACTCGGTGACGCCGGCGATGTCCGCAGCCGCAAGGATCGCCGCATCGTCGGCGAAGGGCGCGCCCAGCGCGATGTTCTGGCGCAGGCTGCCGTAGAACAGCGTGGCGTCTTGCGGCACGAAGCCCACCGCGCGGCGCAATTCGGCCGGATCGATCTGGCGCGCGTCGATGCCATCGACCAGCACTGCGCCATCGGTTGGTTGATAGAGGCCGAGGATCAGTTTCTCCAGCGTCGTCTTGCCGGAGCCGACGCGCCCGATCACGCCGACCTTCTCGCCGGCAGTGATGCGGAACGAAGCCCGCCGCAGCGCGTACTGCTCGCGGCCCGGATACTGGAAGCTCACGTCGCGGAATTCGATTTCGCCGCGGAACTGGGCTCGGTGCAGGAAAGGTGCGTCTTCGGGGCGTTCGATCGGCAGCGTCATCTGCTGTTCGATGCCGGTCAGTGCGGTGCGTGCGTTGTGATACTGCAGCAACAGCCCGACCACCTGGCCCAGCGGCGCCAGCATCCGGCCGGTCAGCATGCTTGCGGCGATGATGCCGCCCATCGAGAGCTTGGCATCAAGCAGCAGATACACGCCGGTGATGATCACCACCACCGACACCGCCTGCTGCACCGTCTGCGAGAAGTTGACGATCAGCGAAGAGAGCAGCTTGGAGCGCGTGCCGACCTGGGCGAGGAACAGCGTGGTCCGTTCCCAGCGGCGCTGGATCCAGCCCTCGGCGCCAGCGGTCTTGATCGACTCGATGCCGACCAGGCTCTCGACCAGTGTGGCGTTGCGCTGGGCGCTGGCGCGATAGCTCGTCTCGGTCAGTTCGTGCATCTTGTCCTGCACCACGAAGGCGAGGAACAGCACGATCACCGCACCGGCGAATGCGGGTAGCAGCAGCCAGGGCGACAGCCAGGCCACGACGAAGGCAAAGACAAACACGAAGGGCAGGTCGACCAGCGTGGTGACGGTGGCCGAGGCGATGAAGTCGCGCACGCTCTCGAACGCCCGCAGGTTTGACGCAAACGAACCGACGGATTCGGGGCGCGACTCCATCCGCATGCCCAGCACGCGTTCGAGGATCTTCGACGACAGCGACACGTCGATCCGCTTCGCGGCGGTGTCGATGATGTAGGCGCGCAGCGTTCGCAGCGCGAGGTCGAAGCCGAGTACGAGTACCGCGCCCACCGCGAGGACCCAGAGGGTTTCCTCGGCACGGTTGGGTACGACGCGGTCGTACACGTTCATCGAGAACAGCGGCATCGCCAATGCGAAGATGTTCACCAGCATCGAGGCCAACACCGCGTCCCGGTACAGCCGCCAGTTGGAAAACACCGCACCCCAGAACCAGTGCCGCGCGCGCACCTTGCCGACTTCGGGTACACGTGCTTCGAAGCGGAAGCGGGGGCGCACATAGCAGACCACGCCGGCATGCAGGGCTGCGAGTTCGTCCTGGCTGAGCGCGACGGCGGTCTCGCCGGCCTCGGGGAAGCGCACCCGCGCATCGCCTTGCTCGCCCAGTTCAAGCAGCAGGCAGGCGCGGCCGTCGTTGAGCAGCAGGATCACTGGCAGCAGCGCCGGGCGAACGGCCGACAGCGCCTGGCGCACCAGGCGGGCGGAAAGGCCTGCCCGCGCGGCGGCACGCGGCAACAGTGAGGGTGTCAGCCGGTTGTTCACCAGCGGTAGGCCGGCGGCCAGCGCTTCGTGGGTCCAGGGGCTGCCGTGGATACGGGTGAGGGCGGCGAGGCAGTCGAGCAGCGGATCGTCATGCACGCCGTGCTCGTTGACCTCCCAGGGTTTCGTGTTCGGCTGGGTGTCGCTCATTCAGAATTCCGGTCCTGTCGCTGGGCGCGCGGGGTCAGATCACGTCCTGGTCGCCAAGCAGATCGAGCGCGCCGACGAGGCGCCGCCGCAGGCCCTTGCGGGCCGAGAGTTTACGCTGTGCGCCGTGCGGCAGATCGGTCACCCGCAGGACGCCCTTGTCGATCAGCGCGTCGATCAGGTCTTCCAGCACGCGGATGAAGTCTGCATCCAGCGCAGCGAAGCTCTCGCCGGGGTCGCGACCGATGAATGCCAGCAGATCCGGGTGGTCGTTGGACAGCTCTTCCTGCGCATCCGCTTCCTGATCCCGCAGGATCGCGACAATCTCTCCTTGCGGATTTCGGCGGACGAAGGGCATGTTAGCTCCCGGCCTATGAGCGGCCTAGTAAAGTTTTGTCACCTGAAACGCCGGAACGCGCTCCTGACGAGGGATTTCGGCGGGTATTCAAGAAACTTGAGCGGGCAGGAGAAAGCATGGCGACGCGATGCAACGAGTATGTGGACTGGCTCTGCGAACGCCTCGCACCGTTCGGGGCGATTCGCGCGCGGCGGATGTTTGGCGCCTACGGGCTCTACAGCGGTGAGCTGTTCTTCGCAATCGTCAGTGATGATGTGTTCTACGTGAAGGCGGACTCACTGAGCGTGCCCGATTTCGAACGCGAGGGTTTGCGCCCATTTACCTATGCGATGAAGGATGGCAGCCCGCAATCCCTGCGCTACTACCCCTTGCCGGAAGCCGCGATGGATGACGACGTGGAGTTTCTGCGCTGGGCACGCAAGGGCATCGAGGCTGCGCTGCGCTCGCCGCGCAAGACGAATCCGCCTAAAGGGTGAGGGTGGTGAGAGGGCGATGGCCGCAGGCTCGGGCGTGTGCCGGCTTCGTGGCATTATCGCGGCTCGTTTCATGAGAGCCTCACGATGCATCCGAGCCCCGAAAACACCCCGTACGACATGCTCGGCGGCGACGCCGCGGTGCGCGCCCTGGTCGATCGTTTCTACGATCTGATGGACCTGGAGCCCGAGTTTGCTGAGCTGCGCGCCTTGCATCCGGCGCATCTGGATGAGTCGCGCGACAAGTTGTACTGGTTTCTGTCGGGCTGGCTGGGCGGGCCGGACATGTTCGTCGAGCGCAAGGGCCACCCGATGCTGCGCGCCCGTCACATGCCTTTCCCGATCGGGGTCAAGGAGCGCGACCAGTGGCTCGCCTGCATGCACAAGGCGATGGATGCGCAGCCCATGTCAGCCGCGCTGCGGCAGCATCTCGAGGGCTCGCTCTTCAAAACTGCCGACTGGATGCGAAACCAGCCGGGCTGAGCCGCGCCAAGGCGGCTGGACCAACTCGTAAGGGTCGGTCAGCCGCGCCGACGGCCCCCGCAAGTGGGTTCAAATGTAGAAGTTCGGCCGCTTGTAGACCGGCTTGTCGAACTTGCCGGCCTCGGCGTCCTTGAACGCCTTCCAGGTCGGGTAGGCTGCTGCAACGGTCAGCAGGGCGAGAATCGTGAACATGGCAAGCTCCTCGCGCTCCAAGGTCGGGGGAGACTGAATCGGAGCGCAGAAATCACTGTCAGATTAAGGGCTTGTAGTGGCAGCGCGCTTGCGATGGCTCAAGCTTTGTCGCGCCCGCGACAAAGCAAAAGCCCGGCCGAGGCCGGGCTTTCGTCGCGAGCGGTTTGTCGCTTACGACTGCGGCCGCAGCTCCGCGGGAATCGGGAAGTTCACGTTCTCGGTCACGCCTTCCAGCGTGCGCACACTGGCGCCGCTGAGCGCCTTGACCCGTTCGATCACTTCGTTGACCAGCACCTCGGGCGCAGAAGCCCCAGCGGTGACGCCAATCCGCCGCTTGCCTTCCAGCGTGGCCGGGTCGATGCCCGCCGCGTTGTCGACCAGGTAGGCGGGCACGCCGCGCAGCGCTGCAACCTCGCGCAGGCGGTTGGAGTTTGAGCTGTTCTTCGAGCCGACCACGAACACCACATCCACCTGCGGCGTCATGAACTTCACCGCATCCTGGCGGTTTTGCGTGGCGTAGCAGATGTCGTCCTTCTTCGGGCCGACGATCGCCGGGAAGCGCGCGCGCAGTGCATCCACCACCGTCTGCGCGTCGTCCACCGACAGCGTCGTTTGCGTCACGTAGGCGAGCAGGTTTTCGTCTTTGACCTGCAGCGCAGCGACGTCTTCGACGGTCTCGACGAGGTACATGCCGCCCTCGCTCTGGCCCATCGTGCCTTCGACTTCCGGGTGGCCCTTGTGGCCGATCATGATGATCTCGCGGCCCTGATCGCGCATGCGCTGGACCTCGATGTGCACCTTCGTCACCAGCGGACAGGTTGCGTCGAAGACCTTCAGGCCACGGGCCTCGGCCTCGGCACGGACCGCCTGTGACACGCCGTGCGCGGAGAAGATCACCGTGTTGCCAGCCGGCACATCGGCGAGGTCTTCGATGAACACCGCACCCTTGTTGCGCAGGTCATCCACGACGAACTTGTTGTGCACCACTTCGTGCCGTACGTAGATCGGCGCGCCGTACAGCGCGATCGCGCGTTCGACGATGGTGATGGCGCGTTCCACGCCGGCGCAGAAGCCGCGGGGGTTGGCGAGGAGGACTTCCATGTTCGGTCTCTGTATGGGGCTGGTTCTGTTCTTTTTGGAAGTGAGGATGTCAGCTGACGCCGACCACCTGCACATCGAAACGCACGGCTCGGCCGGCGAGCGGGTGGTTGAAATCGATCACCACGCTTTCGTCGTCCAGTTCCAGCACCTGGCCGGAGAAGGCATTGCCGTCCGGCGCGGTGAAGGTCAGCACCGCTTGCGCTTCGAGCTCCACGTCGGCGGGAAGTTCGCTGCGCGGGATTCGCTCGACGAGCTCTTCGTGGCGCGGCCCGAAGGCTTCGCCGGCGGCCAGATCGAAGCTACGCTCGGCGCCGACCGACAGCCCGATCAGGCAGTCCTCGATCTTGCGGCCGAGTTCGCCACGACCGATCTGCAGCGTGGCCGGCGTCGATTCGAAGGTCGAGATCATCACGGTGCCGTCCGGCAGCGCGAAACGGAAGTGCAGCGTGACGAGGCTTTCGTTGCCAATCAGGTTCATGACTTGGTGTCCGCGGCCGGCTGGCGGCCCGCAAAGAGTTGGGCTGCAATCATCAACACGGCGCCGACGGAGATCGCCGAGTCCGCCACGTTGAACGCTGGCCAGCCGTAACGGCCGACATGGAAATACAGGAAGTCGACCACGGCACCGTAGGCGATGCGGTCGATCACGTTGCCCAGCGCGCCTCCGATGATCAGCGCGAAGGCCAGCGGCTGCAGGCGCTCGCTGGCGTGGCGCTTCAACAGCACCAGCAGCCAGGTCGAGATCACGATCGCCAGCGTGACGAAGAACCACTTCTGCCAGCCCGGTTGGTTGGCGAGGAAGCTGAACGCCGCGCCCGGGTTGTACACCAGTACCAGCTGGAAGAAGTCGGTGTAGGGGATCGCCTCGCCGAGCTTCAGGTTGCGCAGCACCGCGAGCTTGGTGATCTGGTCGAGCACGATCACCAGGCCCGAGAGGCTGAGCCAAGCCAGGAAACGCTTAGGCATGCGTACGCACCTCGCCGTCGCCGTGCAGGTTGCTGTCGCAGCGGCCGCATAGCGTGGGGTGTTCGGCGTTCACGCCGACGTCCGCGCGCCAGTGCCAGCAGCGCTCGCACTTCTGTTGCGCGGTCGGCGTGACGACGATCGCCTCGTCGGCTTCGCCCGCCACCTTCACCAGCGTCGCGGCCGAGGTGATCAGCACGAACTTGAGGTCGTCGCCGAGTGAGGCCAGCGCATCGAACTTGTCGCTGCCCGCGCGGATCTCGACTTCGGCTTGCAGCGAGGCACCGATCTTGCCTTCGGTGCGCACCGCTTCAACCGCCTTGGAGACTTCGCCACGCACTGCGCGGATCGTCTCCCAACGGGCGATCAGCCCGGCTTCGCCTTCCTGCGCCGGCAGGGCGTGGAAGGTGTGCAGCATCACCGATTCGTCCGGGTTGTTGCCGTTGAGCACCGCCCAGATTTCCTCCGCCGTGAAGGAGAGGATAGGCGCCATCAGCTTCACCACCGTCTGCACGATGTGCCACAGCGCGGTTTGCGCGGCGCGGCGCGCGACCGAATCCGGCGCGGTGGTGTAGAGGCGGTCTTTCAGGATGTCGAGGTAGAAGGCGCCGAGGTCTTCCGAGCAGAAGATCTGCAGCGCCTGCACCACGCGGTGGAATTCAAACTTCGCGTAGTCGGACTCGGCCTGCGTCGCGAGCTTGCGGGTGAAGGCCAGCGCGTAGCGGTCGATGTCCAGCCACTGTTCGACCGGCACGGCATTCTTCGTGATGTCGAAGTCGGCGGTGTTGGCGAGCAGGAAGCGCAGCGTGTTGCGGATGCGGCGGTAGGTTTCGACGACGCGGTCGAGGATCTCCTTCGACACCGCGAGCTCGCCCGAGTAGTCGGTCGCGGCGACCCACAGGCGCAGGATTTCGGCGCCCATCTTGTCGCTGATTTCCTGCGGCAGGATCACGTTGCCGAGCGACTTGCTCATCTTGCGGCCCTGCTGGTCCACGGTGAAGCCGTGCGTCAGCAGCGCCTTGTAGGGCGCGTGGCCGTCGATCGCGGCGCCGGTCAGCAGCG encodes:
- a CDS encoding HlyD family type I secretion periplasmic adaptor subunit, which produces MKLRIPALLQRAGQWSFRKTTGALDRLLLFASKRDLHDDADFLADADWAIAEQTPRGARLAVWISLAAVVVLIIWAAFAQIDEVTRGDGKVIPFSQNQLIQSLDGGIVQQILVREGQTVEKGQLLLKIDPTRFVSSLRENRSQYLSLLAKAARLEAIAEGRAYEPPPEALKEVPDVVEQERAAFESKRLEVEATVGIARQQLTQRTQELNEVRARREQASQSYDLTARELEVTRPLTKTGAVSDVELLRLERDVARYRGERDAANAQIPRIQAAIGEAQRKIQEVELQMKNQARSDLSDVSAKLGTLSEGSVALADRVKQSEVRAPMRGTVKQIFVHTVGGVVQPGKEVVAIVPSDDALLLEARVLPKDIAFLRPGQKAQVKFTAYDFSIYGGLEGTLEQIGADTVVDEKGNAFYEVRVRTTTSTIGPKKLPIIPGMVAEVDILTGKKSILTYLLKPVIRAKAAAMTER
- the ispH gene encoding 4-hydroxy-3-methylbut-2-enyl diphosphate reductase codes for the protein MEVLLANPRGFCAGVERAITIVERAIALYGAPIYVRHEVVHNKFVVDDLRNKGAVFIEDLADVPAGNTVIFSAHGVSQAVRAEAEARGLKVFDATCPLVTKVHIEVQRMRDQGREIIMIGHKGHPEVEGTMGQSEGGMYLVETVEDVAALQVKDENLLAYVTQTTLSVDDAQTVVDALRARFPAIVGPKKDDICYATQNRQDAVKFMTPQVDVVFVVGSKNSSNSNRLREVAALRGVPAYLVDNAAGIDPATLEGKRRIGVTAGASAPEVLVNEVIERVKALSGASVRTLEGVTENVNFPIPAELRPQS
- a CDS encoding TfoX/Sxy family protein — its product is MATRCNEYVDWLCERLAPFGAIRARRMFGAYGLYSGELFFAIVSDDVFYVKADSLSVPDFEREGLRPFTYAMKDGSPQSLRYYPLPEAAMDDDVEFLRWARKGIEAALRSPRKTNPPKG
- a CDS encoding type I secretion system permease/ATPase, producing MSDTQPNTKPWEVNEHGVHDDPLLDCLAALTRIHGSPWTHEALAAGLPLVNNRLTPSLLPRAAARAGLSARLVRQALSAVRPALLPVILLLNDGRACLLLELGEQGDARVRFPEAGETAVALSQDELAALHAGVVCYVRPRFRFEARVPEVGKVRARHWFWGAVFSNWRLYRDAVLASMLVNIFALAMPLFSMNVYDRVVPNRAEETLWVLAVGAVLVLGFDLALRTLRAYIIDTAAKRIDVSLSSKILERVLGMRMESRPESVGSFASNLRAFESVRDFIASATVTTLVDLPFVFVFAFVVAWLSPWLLLPAFAGAVIVLFLAFVVQDKMHELTETSYRASAQRNATLVESLVGIESIKTAGAEGWIQRRWERTTLFLAQVGTRSKLLSSLIVNFSQTVQQAVSVVVIITGVYLLLDAKLSMGGIIAASMLTGRMLAPLGQVVGLLLQYHNARTALTGIEQQMTLPIERPEDAPFLHRAQFRGEIEFRDVSFQYPGREQYALRRASFRITAGEKVGVIGRVGSGKTTLEKLILGLYQPTDGAVLVDGIDARQIDPAELRRAVGFVPQDATLFYGSLRQNIALGAPFADDAAILAAADIAGVTEFANAHPRGFDMPIGERGESLSGGQRQAVAIARALLNDPPMLLLDEPSSNMDHQSEDRLKKKLREFAHAKTLLLVTHRTALLELVDRLIVIDNGQIVADGPKAHVVEALQQGRIGRAH
- a CDS encoding group II truncated hemoglobin, producing the protein MHPSPENTPYDMLGGDAAVRALVDRFYDLMDLEPEFAELRALHPAHLDESRDKLYWFLSGWLGGPDMFVERKGHPMLRARHMPFPIGVKERDQWLACMHKAMDAQPMSAALRQHLEGSLFKTADWMRNQPG
- the lspA gene encoding signal peptidase II, giving the protein MPKRFLAWLSLSGLVIVLDQITKLAVLRNLKLGEAIPYTDFFQLVLVYNPGAAFSFLANQPGWQKWFFVTLAIVISTWLLVLLKRHASERLQPLAFALIIGGALGNVIDRIAYGAVVDFLYFHVGRYGWPAFNVADSAISVGAVLMIAAQLFAGRQPAADTKS
- a CDS encoding FKBP-type peptidyl-prolyl cis-trans isomerase, coding for MNLIGNESLVTLHFRFALPDGTVMISTFESTPATLQIGRGELGRKIEDCLIGLSVGAERSFDLAAGEAFGPRHEELVERIPRSELPADVELEAQAVLTFTAPDGNAFSGQVLELDDESVVIDFNHPLAGRAVRFDVQVVGVS
- a CDS encoding helix-turn-helix transcriptional regulator; this translates as MTRPLLVLATHDDHLARRWHALGEHWPIVRANRFDALPAGARLALIDAELPDLPPLGDPRWPRLAASLRMVFASSRPNDGEGLAAIEAGCSGYCHAFASLEQLTQVVDVVESGELWVGRAILNRLLRAVDHASKAPAAPGWAAGLTEREQEVAQRAALGESNADIAAALEITERTVKSHLSAVFEKMGVADRLQLALRVHGIK